From the Quercus lobata isolate SW786 chromosome 6, ValleyOak3.0 Primary Assembly, whole genome shotgun sequence genome, one window contains:
- the LOC115994721 gene encoding uncharacterized protein LOC115994721, with product MADLVKQILAKPIQLADQVSKAADEASAFKQDCGELKSKAEKLAGLLRQAARASSDLYERPTRRIIEDTEQVLEKALSLVLKCRANGIMKRVFTIIPTAAFRKMSSQLENSIGDVSWLLRVSAPAGDRGGEYLGLPPIAANEPILCLIWEQIAILYTGSLEDRSDAAASLVSLARDNDRYGKLIIEEGGVLPLLKLVKEGKIDGQENAAKAIGLLGRDPESVEHMIHAGVCTVFAKILKEGPMKVQAVVAWAVSELVANYPKCQDLFAQHNIIRLLVSHLAFETVQEHSKYAITSIKAATIHAIVMASNNNPNPKNMSQVHDEDDKQFYGQIPHPLGNKSPSQMHNLVTTTMAMRSQSKPLEPQGNDSTQISSHPTSSNHDNAKQNLQVHQPQHQQNVSLPGASLKGRETEDPATKAYMKAMSARALWHLSKENSAICRSITESRALLCFAVLLEKGPDDVKYNSAMALMEITAVAEKDAELRRSAFKPNSPACKAVVDQMLMLIEREDPDLLIPCVKAIGNLARTFRATETRIIAPLVQLLDEREAEVCREASIALTKFACSDNYLHIDHSKAIISAGGAKHLIQLVYFGEQIVQISALALLCYIALHVPDSKELAEAEVLTVLEWASKQSSMTQDETLDLLLQEAKGRLELYPRNAKGLP from the coding sequence ATGGCGGACTTAGTGAAACAAATCTTGGCAAAGCCAATCCAATTAGCTGACCAAGTGAGCAAGGCTGCTGATGAGGCTTCTGCTTTCAAGCAAGATTGTGGGGAACTCAAATCCAAAGCTGAGAAGCTAGCTGGGCTGCTCCGCCAGGCTGCTAGAGCTAGCTCCGACCTCTATGAGCGCCCCACAAGGCGGATTATCGAAGACACGGAACAAGTCCTCGAAAAGGCCTTGTCCCTTGTGCTCAAATGCCGTGCCAACGGCATCATGAAGCGTGTCTTCACCATCATCCCCACTGCTGCCTTTCGCAAAATGTCTTCCCAGCTTGAGAACTCCATTGGAGATGTCTCGTGGCTGCTCCGAGTATCAGCTCCGGCTGGGGATCGTGGCGGCGAGTACTTAGGGCTGCCTCCTATAGCAGCAAACGAGCCAATTTTGTGTCTGATTTGGGAACAGATTGCGATTCTTTATACGGGTTCGCTTGAGGACCGATCAGATGCAGCTGCTTCATTGGTTTCGCTTGCTAGGGACAATGATCGGTATGGGAAGCTTATCATAGAGGAAGGCGGGGTTTTACCCTTGTTAAAATTGGTCAAAGAGGGGAAAATTGATGGGCAAGAGAACGCTGCCAAGGCTATTGGGCTACTGGGACGCGACCCTGAAAGTGTGGAACACATGATTCATGCCGGCGTGTGTACTGTGTTTGCGAAAATCCTCAAAGAAGGTCCAATGAAAGTGCAAGCTGTTGTGGCTTGGGCCGTTTCGGAGCTTGTGGCTAATTACCCCAAGTGCCAAGATCTTTTTGCCCAGCACAACATAATTCGATTGCTGGTGAGTCATCTTGCATTTGAGACAGTTCAAGAGCATAGTAAGTATGCTATTACTAGCATCAAAGCCGCAACAATTCATGCGATTGTCATGGCAAGCAATAATAATCCAAACCCCAAGAACATGAGCCAGGTGCATGACGAGGATGACAAGCAATTTTACGGTCAAATTCCTCACCCCTTGGGGAATAAGAGCCCAAGTCAGATGCACAATTTGGTGACCACTACCATGGCCATGAGGTCACAGTCCAAGCCACTCGAACCGCAGGGGAATGATTCAACTCAAATCAGCAGCCATCCCACAAGCAGCAACCACGACAATGCGAAGCAGAATCTTCAAGTCCATCAACCCCAACATCAGCAAAATGTTTCTCTTCCAGGGGCTAGTCTTAAGGGTAGGGAAACGGAAGACCCTGCTACCAAGGCCTACATGAAAGCAATGTCAGCAAGAGCCCTTTGGCATCTTTCCAAAGAAAACTCGGCCATTTGCCGCAGCATCACTGAATCAAGAGCGCTGTTATGCTTTGCAGTTCTCCTGGAGAAAGGGCCCGATGATGTTAAATACAATTCTGCCATGGCATTGATGGAGATCACTGCAGTGGCAGAGAAAGATGCTGAACTGAGAAGATCTGCCTTCAAGCCCAATTCACCCGCCTGCAAAGCTGTTGTTGATCAAATGCTAATGCTTATTGAGAGGGAAGACCCAGACCTCCTTATCCCATGTGTCAAGGCTATTGGAAATTTGGCAAGGACATTCAGAGCAACAGAGACAAGAATTATTGCCCCGCTGGTGCAGCTTCTCGATGAGCGAGAAGCTGAGGTTTGCAGAGAGGCTTCAATTGCCCTCACAAAATTCGCCTGCTCAGATAACTACCTCCACATTGATCACTCAAAGGCAATAATAAGTGCCGGAGGGGCAAAGCACTTGATCCAGCTGGTGTATTTTGGAGAACAAATTGTTCAAATTTCAGCATTGGCACTTCTATGCTACATTGCGTTGCATGTGCCAGACAGCAAGGAACTTGCTGAGGCCGAGGTGCTCACTGTGCTGGAATGGGCATCCAAACAATCCTCCATGACCCAGGATGAAACACTGGACCTATTGTTACAAGAGGCCAAGGGCAGGTTGGAGCTTTACCCCAGAAATGCAAAGGGACTCCCTTGA